ACAACAGGGGAGTGAGCTATAGCCAGCCCACAGGGGTTTGTATGTTTAATAATTGCCGTTGCAGCATGTTCATCAAATTCAAGAATTAAATCCAGAGCCGCCTGACTATCATTTATATTATTATATGATAAATCATCACCATTTAATTGCCTGGCAGATAATAATGATGTCCCGGATAATAAATCCTTACTTCTGTAAACTGCAGCTTTCTGATGAGGGTTTTCACCGTATTTAAGTTCTCTATCCAGTTCAGCTTTAATATTAAAACTCACCTGGAAATTATCTTTCTGATCTGATTCAACATCCAGGCTACCAAAATAATCAGAAATTGCCCCATCATAATTAGCAATATAGCTAAATGCAGCCCTGGCCAGCTTTGATCTATATTTTTTATCTATATTTCCCTCTGTATATGTATCTAAAAATCCAGCATACTGCTCAGGATCTGTTAGAACTAAAACATCCTGATAATTTTTAGCAGCTGATCTAATTAAAGTCTGGCCACCTATATCAATCTCCTCTAAAATCCCAGAATGATCATCTGGATTATTTTCCACTTTATTCTCAAAGGGATAGAGATTACACACAATTAGATCGATTGGCTCAATCTCATTATCATTAAGATCTTCTATATCCTTTTCATTACTCCTTCTGGCCAGTATGCCCGCCATAACTGCCGGATGCAAAGTTTTAACCCGACCGGCAAGTAATTCAGGATAACCAGTAAGTTCAGATATCTCCATTACATCAATATCATTGCTCTTTAGCTTCTCAGCTGTTCCCCCTGTTGCAATAATTTCTACTCCATTCTCTGATAATTTCTCAGCTAATTCTACAATTCCCTTTTTTTCTGCGACACTAATTAAAGCTCTTTTAATATTTGACACCTTACCACGTCCTTTCTATATTCAATCTATCTGACCAATTATTTACTATTTCAACAGTCTCATTAATTGCTGCTCCAGT
The genomic region above belongs to Halonatronomonas betaini and contains:
- the purH gene encoding bifunctional phosphoribosylaminoimidazolecarboxamide formyltransferase/IMP cyclohydrolase; its protein translation is MSNIKRALISVAEKKGIVELAEKLSENGVEIIATGGTAEKLKSNDIDVMEISELTGYPELLAGRVKTLHPAVMAGILARRSNEKDIEDLNDNEIEPIDLIVCNLYPFENKVENNPDDHSGILEEIDIGGQTLIRSAAKNYQDVLVLTDPEQYAGFLDTYTEGNIDKKYRSKLARAAFSYIANYDGAISDYFGSLDVESDQKDNFQVSFNIKAELDRELKYGENPHQKAAVYRSKDLLSGTSLLSARQLNGDDLSYNNINDSQAALDLILEFDEHAATAIIKHTNPCGLAIAHSPVVAFRKAYAGDPQSAYGSIVAFNREVGGSVAREMIGGRKYIEIVLAPSYTEEAVEALVDRWSDIKLLELADMKIAEKNDYEIKSISGGFLLQEKDIGVDDLADLKQVAGPYKDKEIKEKELKELYLATMAAKHVKSNAIALARGEAIVGIGAGQMSRVDAVRLASKKAAGRQFGGVLASDAFFPYPDAIEIAAENNIKSIIQPGGSIRDEDVIKACDEHGIKMYFTGYRHFKH